The following coding sequences lie in one Spinacia oleracea cultivar Varoflay chromosome 1, BTI_SOV_V1, whole genome shotgun sequence genomic window:
- the LOC110799506 gene encoding transcription factor BIM2 isoform X1, with amino-acid sequence MVRTVRPNYPQQEDEEDDAEDVATGTDTSSHREGKSADQKPSNYRSKHSETEQRRRSKINERFQILKELIPPNDQKRDKASLLLEVIEYIQFLQDKIQVYEGPYQQQAWSQEATKLIPWRANHGPVDNFANHSQAMKNGFLDENTSVQSMTAIQGAVESEFSGEFAYRVDHHPAGPVNPVVPLNVPLAPCSFPPARAILPIETVASHPHGSSGADGSIILTEERTFERGSSSVSDVYSQGLLKRLTQELQTYGVDLSQANISIQLDVGKGGNSGSNAIGPSTEDVDSRSPNNQPVSPAVEVSTKDSIQTAKRLRTGES; translated from the exons ATGGTGAGAACTGTAAGACCTAATTATCCGCAGCAAGAGGACGAAGAAGACGACGCCGAAGATGTCGCTACTGGTACTGACACCTCTTCTCACCGAG AAGGGAAAAGTGCGGATCAGAAACCTAGCAATTATAGGTCTAAGCATTCTGAAACTGAGCAGCGTCGTAGGAGTAAAATCAACGAGAG GTTCCAGATATTGAAAGAGTTGATACCCCCAAATGATCAAAAGAGGGATAAGGCCTCGCTCTTGCTAGAG GTCATAGAGTACATCCAATTTCTACAAGATAAAATACAAGTTTATGAAGGGCCATATCAACAACAAGCATGGTCTCAAGAGGCCACAAAATTAATACCATGG AGAGCTAATCACGGGCCAGTAGACAACTTTGCTAATCATTCTCAAGCCATGAAAAATGGCTTTCTGGATGAGAATACTTCAGTGCAATCCATGACAGCCATTCAAGGTGCAGTGGAGTCAGAGTTCAGTGGGGAATTTGCCTACAGAGTAGATCATCATCCTGCTGGACCAGTGAACCCTGTTGTTCCCTTAAACGTTCCATTGGCACCATGTTCTTTCCCTCCTGCAAGAGCTATTCTGCCTATTGAGACTGTTGCTTCCCATCCCCATGGATCATCTGGAGCTGATGGCTCTATCATATTAACTGAAGAGAGGACATTCGAAAGGGGCTCCAGTAGTGTTTCTGATGTTTATTCTCAAGG ACTACTAAAGAGACTTACCCAGGAGCTGCAGACATATGGGGTTGATTTGTCTCAGGCCAACATCTCAATTCAACTTGATGTTGGGAAGGGAGGAAATAGTGGCTCAAATGCTATCGGACCCTCTACAGAG GATGTTGATAGTCGGTCTCCAAATAATCAGCCTGTTTCACCTGCTGTGGAGGTAAGTACAAAGGATTCTATTCAGACTGCCAAGAGACTCAGGACTGGAGAAAGTTAG
- the LOC110799506 gene encoding transcription factor BIM2 isoform X3, whose product MVRTVRPNYPQQEDEEDDAEDVATEGKSADQKPSNYRSKHSETEQRRRSKINERFQILKELIPPNDQKRDKASLLLEVIEYIQFLQDKIQVYEGPYQQQAWSQEATKLIPWRANHGPVDNFANHSQAMKNGFLDENTSVQSMTAIQGAVESEFSGEFAYRVDHHPAGPVNPVVPLNVPLAPCSFPPARAILPIETVASHPHGSSGADGSIILTEERTFERGSSSVSDVYSQGLLKRLTQELQTYGVDLSQANISIQLDVGKGGNSGSNAIGPSTEDVDSRSPNNQPVSPAVEVSTKDSIQTAKRLRTGES is encoded by the exons ATGGTGAGAACTGTAAGACCTAATTATCCGCAGCAAGAGGACGAAGAAGACGACGCCGAAGATGTCGCTACTG AAGGGAAAAGTGCGGATCAGAAACCTAGCAATTATAGGTCTAAGCATTCTGAAACTGAGCAGCGTCGTAGGAGTAAAATCAACGAGAG GTTCCAGATATTGAAAGAGTTGATACCCCCAAATGATCAAAAGAGGGATAAGGCCTCGCTCTTGCTAGAG GTCATAGAGTACATCCAATTTCTACAAGATAAAATACAAGTTTATGAAGGGCCATATCAACAACAAGCATGGTCTCAAGAGGCCACAAAATTAATACCATGG AGAGCTAATCACGGGCCAGTAGACAACTTTGCTAATCATTCTCAAGCCATGAAAAATGGCTTTCTGGATGAGAATACTTCAGTGCAATCCATGACAGCCATTCAAGGTGCAGTGGAGTCAGAGTTCAGTGGGGAATTTGCCTACAGAGTAGATCATCATCCTGCTGGACCAGTGAACCCTGTTGTTCCCTTAAACGTTCCATTGGCACCATGTTCTTTCCCTCCTGCAAGAGCTATTCTGCCTATTGAGACTGTTGCTTCCCATCCCCATGGATCATCTGGAGCTGATGGCTCTATCATATTAACTGAAGAGAGGACATTCGAAAGGGGCTCCAGTAGTGTTTCTGATGTTTATTCTCAAGG ACTACTAAAGAGACTTACCCAGGAGCTGCAGACATATGGGGTTGATTTGTCTCAGGCCAACATCTCAATTCAACTTGATGTTGGGAAGGGAGGAAATAGTGGCTCAAATGCTATCGGACCCTCTACAGAG GATGTTGATAGTCGGTCTCCAAATAATCAGCCTGTTTCACCTGCTGTGGAGGTAAGTACAAAGGATTCTATTCAGACTGCCAAGAGACTCAGGACTGGAGAAAGTTAG
- the LOC110799506 gene encoding transcription factor BIM2 isoform X2, giving the protein MVRTVRPNYPQQEDEEDDAEDVATGTDTSSHRGKSADQKPSNYRSKHSETEQRRRSKINERFQILKELIPPNDQKRDKASLLLEVIEYIQFLQDKIQVYEGPYQQQAWSQEATKLIPWRANHGPVDNFANHSQAMKNGFLDENTSVQSMTAIQGAVESEFSGEFAYRVDHHPAGPVNPVVPLNVPLAPCSFPPARAILPIETVASHPHGSSGADGSIILTEERTFERGSSSVSDVYSQGLLKRLTQELQTYGVDLSQANISIQLDVGKGGNSGSNAIGPSTEDVDSRSPNNQPVSPAVEVSTKDSIQTAKRLRTGES; this is encoded by the exons ATGGTGAGAACTGTAAGACCTAATTATCCGCAGCAAGAGGACGAAGAAGACGACGCCGAAGATGTCGCTACTGGTACTGACACCTCTTCTCACCGAG GGAAAAGTGCGGATCAGAAACCTAGCAATTATAGGTCTAAGCATTCTGAAACTGAGCAGCGTCGTAGGAGTAAAATCAACGAGAG GTTCCAGATATTGAAAGAGTTGATACCCCCAAATGATCAAAAGAGGGATAAGGCCTCGCTCTTGCTAGAG GTCATAGAGTACATCCAATTTCTACAAGATAAAATACAAGTTTATGAAGGGCCATATCAACAACAAGCATGGTCTCAAGAGGCCACAAAATTAATACCATGG AGAGCTAATCACGGGCCAGTAGACAACTTTGCTAATCATTCTCAAGCCATGAAAAATGGCTTTCTGGATGAGAATACTTCAGTGCAATCCATGACAGCCATTCAAGGTGCAGTGGAGTCAGAGTTCAGTGGGGAATTTGCCTACAGAGTAGATCATCATCCTGCTGGACCAGTGAACCCTGTTGTTCCCTTAAACGTTCCATTGGCACCATGTTCTTTCCCTCCTGCAAGAGCTATTCTGCCTATTGAGACTGTTGCTTCCCATCCCCATGGATCATCTGGAGCTGATGGCTCTATCATATTAACTGAAGAGAGGACATTCGAAAGGGGCTCCAGTAGTGTTTCTGATGTTTATTCTCAAGG ACTACTAAAGAGACTTACCCAGGAGCTGCAGACATATGGGGTTGATTTGTCTCAGGCCAACATCTCAATTCAACTTGATGTTGGGAAGGGAGGAAATAGTGGCTCAAATGCTATCGGACCCTCTACAGAG GATGTTGATAGTCGGTCTCCAAATAATCAGCCTGTTTCACCTGCTGTGGAGGTAAGTACAAAGGATTCTATTCAGACTGCCAAGAGACTCAGGACTGGAGAAAGTTAG